One Kitasatospora sp. NBC_01266 genomic window carries:
- a CDS encoding DUF4062 domain-containing protein, with translation MKVFISSLISGYTAYRAAVADAVETLGHQVVRAEDFPASPGTPQQACLGAVRESDLIVLLIGELYGYPQASGLSATHEEYLEARERKPVLVFVESGVTREAAQQPFLDEVQAWNTGHFRASFSSPAELTAGVLRGLHDYELATAAGPVDEAEMLARARALLPDGRKPAGVPQLAFAVAGGPHQQILRPVELGQADLHRDIQREALLGEHPILDTAEGTSAAHRGSVLVFEQRSASLSLDQTGSICVVQPARQDTNRYRAEIPALIEEDLAAALARAIRFSGWLLDRLDPLHRLILQPHLGSVASAFVVGSACSGLAASSEA, from the coding sequence GTGAAGGTCTTCATCAGCTCGTTGATCAGCGGCTACACGGCCTATCGCGCGGCCGTCGCAGATGCGGTCGAGACACTGGGGCACCAGGTCGTGCGGGCGGAGGACTTCCCGGCGTCACCCGGGACGCCGCAGCAGGCATGCCTCGGCGCTGTCCGTGAGTCTGACCTCATCGTGCTGCTGATCGGCGAGCTCTACGGATACCCGCAAGCGTCTGGGCTCTCGGCTACTCACGAGGAGTACCTAGAAGCGAGAGAGCGCAAGCCGGTGCTCGTCTTTGTTGAGTCCGGGGTGACTCGGGAAGCAGCGCAACAGCCGTTCCTCGACGAGGTTCAAGCCTGGAACACGGGTCACTTCCGGGCCTCGTTCTCTTCGCCCGCAGAGCTGACAGCCGGGGTGCTGCGAGGACTCCACGACTACGAGCTCGCGACAGCCGCAGGGCCAGTCGACGAGGCGGAAATGCTGGCGAGAGCCCGGGCCCTCTTGCCCGACGGCCGCAAACCCGCTGGCGTACCGCAACTAGCCTTCGCTGTGGCTGGTGGTCCACACCAGCAGATCCTCCGACCTGTCGAGCTCGGGCAGGCCGATCTACACCGTGACATCCAGCGCGAGGCGCTCCTTGGTGAGCATCCGATTCTCGATACCGCCGAGGGCACCAGCGCTGCCCACCGTGGAAGTGTCCTGGTGTTTGAGCAGCGAAGCGCGTCGCTCAGCCTGGATCAGACCGGCTCCATCTGCGTCGTCCAGCCCGCCCGCCAGGACACCAACCGGTACCGAGCCGAGATTCCTGCCCTCATCGAGGAAGACCTCGCCGCAGCCCTGGCACGGGCTATCCGATTCTCCGGGTGGCTCCTTGATCGGCTAGACCCACTGCACCGGCTAATACTGCAACCGCATCTGGGGAGTGTGGCCTCGGCGTTTGTAGTGGGATCGGCGTGCTCGGGCTTGGCTGCGTCGTCGGAAGCGTGA
- a CDS encoding IS701 family transposase encodes MTVEQVESWSDGIAGFHARFAHHFGRSEPRERALDYLRGLLAPLERKNGWTLSEQVGQLRPDSVQRLLNHSEWDEDAVRDDVRDYVVETIGTRDGILIGDDTGFLKKGTKSAGVQRQYTGTAGRTENSQIGTFLAYASTKGRALIDRELYLPVSWTDDRERCRAAGIDDEIPFATKNEHLKWMLQRAIDAGVPFAWVTADEAYGQVKHLRSWLEERGVAHVLATKVNDTVITTSWADIRVDSLIAALPRQAWKRLSGGQGAHGERIYDWARVAIRPVWENGFGHWVLARRSVSDPTEIAHYVCYGPVDTRLKDLVKVAAARWAVEESFQIAKNECGLDHYQVRLYRAWYRHITLSMAALAYLTALRAQEATKGAPQTTSKTSYP; translated from the coding sequence CTGACGGTTGAGCAGGTCGAGTCGTGGTCCGATGGCATAGCCGGGTTCCATGCCCGGTTCGCCCACCATTTCGGCAGGTCGGAGCCCCGCGAGCGGGCGCTGGACTACCTGAGGGGGCTACTGGCCCCGCTGGAGCGGAAAAACGGCTGGACGCTGTCCGAGCAGGTCGGGCAGCTGCGCCCGGACTCGGTCCAGCGCCTGCTCAACCACTCCGAGTGGGACGAGGACGCGGTCCGCGACGACGTGCGCGACTACGTGGTGGAGACCATCGGCACCAGGGACGGCATCCTGATCGGAGACGACACCGGCTTCCTGAAGAAGGGCACCAAGTCCGCCGGCGTCCAACGCCAGTACACCGGCACCGCCGGCCGGACAGAGAACAGCCAGATCGGAACGTTCCTGGCCTACGCCTCGACCAAGGGCCGTGCGCTGATCGACCGGGAACTCTACCTTCCCGTCTCCTGGACAGATGACCGCGAGCGCTGCCGAGCTGCCGGCATCGACGACGAGATCCCGTTCGCGACCAAGAACGAGCACCTCAAGTGGATGCTGCAGCGCGCGATCGACGCCGGGGTCCCGTTCGCATGGGTGACCGCCGACGAGGCGTACGGGCAGGTGAAACACCTGCGCTCCTGGCTGGAGGAACGAGGCGTCGCCCACGTGCTGGCCACCAAGGTCAACGACACCGTCATCACCACCAGTTGGGCCGATATCCGCGTGGACTCCCTGATCGCCGCCCTGCCCCGCCAGGCATGGAAACGCCTTTCCGGCGGGCAGGGCGCACACGGCGAACGGATATACGACTGGGCCCGCGTCGCGATCCGCCCCGTATGGGAGAACGGCTTCGGGCACTGGGTCCTGGCCCGCAGGTCGGTGAGCGACCCCACCGAGATCGCCCACTACGTCTGCTACGGCCCCGTCGACACCCGCCTGAAAGACCTGGTCAAGGTGGCCGCGGCCAGGTGGGCCGTGGAGGAGTCGTTTCAGATCGCGAAGAACGAGTGCGGCCTGGACCACTACCAGGTCCGGCTCTACCGCGCCTGGTACCGCCACATCACCCTGTCCATGGCCGCACTCGCCTACCTGACCGCCCTACGCGCCCAGGAAGCCACAAAAGGGGCACCGCAGACGACGAGCAAGACCTCATACCCCTGA
- a CDS encoding LuxR C-terminal-related transcriptional regulator → MELRTAAGLAGIRLAQQAPKDAWAIAAPAAAVLRRSQTWAQQTALVPVAVEAALACGHRQEAEQLAADAARALQGTDSPAGTAELQTARGMLLRDTEPDRAAEHFADSHRRWQQIGHLYESAHTAEHLGHALARSHPEDAAGHLTEAADVYNDLDATADLGRCRHLQHELGLARTPTRGRRGYGGQLSPREKQVAEFLVQGATNQDIAESLFLSPRTVEHHVANVLRKLQTTRKSVHGVFPAESETR, encoded by the coding sequence GTGGAGCTTCGAACCGCCGCCGGACTCGCCGGCATCCGGCTCGCCCAGCAGGCGCCCAAGGACGCCTGGGCGATCGCCGCGCCCGCCGCCGCCGTGCTGCGCCGCTCGCAAACGTGGGCCCAGCAGACCGCCCTGGTACCGGTCGCGGTCGAGGCCGCGCTGGCCTGCGGCCACCGGCAGGAAGCCGAACAGCTCGCAGCCGACGCCGCACGCGCCCTGCAGGGCACGGACTCTCCCGCAGGCACGGCCGAACTCCAGACCGCCCGAGGAATGCTGCTACGCGACACCGAACCGGACCGCGCCGCCGAGCACTTCGCCGATTCCCACCGCCGCTGGCAGCAGATCGGCCACCTTTACGAGAGCGCCCACACCGCAGAACACCTCGGCCACGCCCTTGCACGATCGCACCCCGAGGACGCCGCCGGCCACCTGACCGAGGCCGCCGACGTCTACAACGACCTGGACGCCACCGCCGACCTCGGCCGCTGCCGGCACCTCCAACACGAACTCGGCCTCGCCCGGACACCCACCCGTGGCCGCCGCGGCTACGGAGGCCAACTCTCACCGCGTGAGAAGCAGGTCGCCGAATTCCTGGTCCAAGGCGCCACCAACCAGGACATCGCCGAATCGCTGTTCCTCTCCCCCCGCACGGTCGAACACCACGTCGCCAACGTCCTCAGGAAACTCCAGACCACCAGGAAATCCGTCCACGGGGTCTTCCCCGCCGAGAGCGAGACCCGCTGA
- a CDS encoding IS1634 family transposase, with translation MYVKTTKRENKSGTVRYLHLAHNEWDPVKGRAVPKVLFTFGREDDLDRDAVRRLVASLSKLLEPGDAPAATTASDLEFTSSRAFGGAYVLDQLWRRLRIDQILGRVGQPKRGRRRDMTTTERVLFALVANRALAPSSKLAAADWITNDVHIDGLSATDDDTCYRAMDWLHEVTGDLEKQVFDEVANLLNLEVDLLFFDTTSTYFELEEPDEPVARDDAGRRLNTEDVDGEAKQVGFRTYGKSKDSRDDLPQIVIGMAVTRDGIPVRCWCWPGNASDQTLIRQVKDEMRDWTLSKIVWVADRGFSSAENRRYLRKGDHAYIIGEKLRSGSPEVQAALSRQGRYQDVGENMRVKEVRISDTDRFVICHNPEAAERDRHMREQLVAQLADLITDTDKLSDFKRGELRGRIADKPGLNRYLRATPAGKLRIDQAKIKAEENLDGKYLLRCSDPHLSAEDIALGYKQLLEVERGWRDMKQIIDLRPVYHRLEERIRAHVILCWLALLLIRITETTTGDTWPHIRRELDRLHLGTFTGPTGTFQQVTTLTKPQRDLLAKLQIPIPKQVVALQPASR, from the coding sequence GTGTACGTGAAGACGACGAAGCGGGAGAACAAGTCCGGGACGGTCCGGTACCTGCACCTGGCCCACAACGAGTGGGATCCGGTGAAGGGCCGGGCGGTACCGAAGGTGCTGTTCACCTTCGGCCGCGAGGACGACCTGGACCGCGACGCGGTCAGGCGCTTGGTCGCGTCTCTATCGAAGCTGCTGGAGCCGGGTGACGCCCCGGCCGCGACCACGGCGTCGGACCTGGAGTTCACCTCGTCGCGCGCGTTCGGCGGTGCCTACGTGCTCGATCAGCTGTGGCGCCGCCTGCGGATCGACCAGATCCTGGGCCGGGTCGGGCAGCCCAAGCGCGGCAGGCGACGGGACATGACCACCACCGAGCGGGTGCTGTTCGCCCTGGTCGCCAACCGTGCGCTGGCGCCGTCGTCGAAGCTCGCGGCCGCGGACTGGATCACCAACGACGTGCACATCGACGGCCTGTCGGCAACCGACGACGACACCTGCTACCGGGCGATGGACTGGCTGCACGAGGTGACCGGCGACCTGGAGAAGCAGGTGTTCGACGAGGTCGCGAACCTGCTGAACCTGGAGGTGGACCTGCTGTTCTTCGACACCACCAGCACCTACTTCGAGTTGGAGGAGCCGGACGAGCCCGTCGCCCGGGACGACGCGGGCCGCCGCCTGAACACCGAGGATGTGGACGGCGAAGCGAAGCAGGTCGGGTTCCGGACCTACGGCAAGTCGAAGGACTCCCGCGACGACCTGCCGCAGATCGTGATCGGCATGGCGGTCACCAGGGACGGGATCCCGGTCCGCTGCTGGTGCTGGCCGGGCAACGCTTCCGACCAGACCCTGATCCGTCAGGTCAAGGACGAGATGCGGGACTGGACCCTCTCCAAGATCGTGTGGGTGGCCGACCGCGGTTTCTCCTCCGCCGAGAACCGCCGCTACCTGCGAAAGGGCGACCACGCCTACATCATCGGCGAGAAGCTCCGTTCAGGGAGTCCCGAGGTGCAGGCCGCCCTGTCCCGGCAGGGCCGCTACCAGGACGTGGGCGAGAACATGCGCGTCAAGGAGGTGCGGATATCCGACACCGACCGGTTCGTGATCTGCCACAACCCCGAAGCAGCCGAGCGTGACAGACACATGCGCGAACAACTCGTCGCCCAGCTAGCCGACTTGATCACCGATACCGACAAGCTCAGCGACTTCAAGCGGGGCGAACTGCGCGGCCGGATCGCCGACAAGCCCGGCCTGAACCGCTACCTTCGCGCCACCCCGGCCGGCAAGCTCCGCATCGACCAGGCCAAGATCAAGGCGGAGGAGAACCTCGACGGGAAGTACCTCCTGCGCTGCTCGGACCCCCACCTGAGCGCCGAGGACATCGCTCTGGGCTACAAGCAACTGCTCGAAGTCGAGCGCGGCTGGCGCGACATGAAGCAGATCATCGACCTGCGGCCCGTCTACCACCGACTCGAAGAACGCATCCGAGCCCACGTCATCCTGTGCTGGCTCGCCCTCCTGCTGATCCGGATCACCGAGACCACCACCGGCGACACCTGGCCGCACATCCGACGCGAGCTCGACCGCCTCCACCTGGGCACCTTCACCGGCCCCACCGGAACGTTCCAGCAGGTCACCACTCTGACGAAGCCCCAGCGAGACCTGCTCGCGAAGCTGCAGATCCCCATCCCCAAGCAGGTCGTCGCGCTTCAGCCCGCATCCCGCTGA